The sequence AGCGTGTCCCGAGGGAGCGATCATCAAACTCGGCAAGGGCAATCGTTACAAGTTCAACTTTAACCTTTGTACCGGCTGCGGCGTCTGCTATGAGCAGTGCCCGTGCCACGCAATCGATATGGTTGCTGAATCTGCAGTAGTAGCTGGTGTGTAGTGTAAAGGCCCTGTACACAGCAGGAGCATCAGGAGTTGCATGAACAAGATAGTAACTATCGACGGTAATGAGGCCGCGGCGTATGTCGCCTACAGAGTGAATGAGGTTTGCGCGATCTATCCGATCACGCCGTCGTCAACAATGGCCGAGCTGGCGGACGAATGGTCGGCGAAACACGTTGCGAACATCTGGGGCAACGTCCCTGACGTGATCGAAATGCAAAGCGAGGGCGGGGCTGCGGGCACGGTCCACGGTGCACTGCAGACAGGCTCATTGACCACGACCTTCACGGCTTCGCAGGGCCTAATGCTGATGCTGCCCAATATGTACAAGATCGCGGGCGAGTTGACGTCTGCCGTCTTTCACGTCGCGGCCCGCTCGCTGGCGGCACAGGGGCTTTCGATCTTTGGCGACCATCAGGACGTGATGGCAGCGAGGACCACGGGCTTTGCCCTACTTGCATCATCGAGCGTACAAGAGGCTCATGATATGGCGTTGATCGCTCAGGCAGCTACGCTCAGGTCGCGTATTCCCTTCATTCATTTCTTCGACGGGTTCAGAACCTCACACGAGGTGAACAAGATCGAATGCCTTTCCGATGAGCAGATCCGTGGGATGATCGACGATCGGTTTGTTTTCGAACACCGTGGCCGAGCACTTAACCCTGACAACCCGTTCGTTCGCGGTACGGCGCAGAATCCGGATGTGTATTTCCAGGGAAGAGAAACGGTCAACCGCTTTTACGCTGCGGTTCCGTCGATACTGAAAGAGGAAATGCGAAAATTCGCCGAACTGACGGGCCGAGCGTATTTGCCCGTTAGGTATTTCGGCCGGGCAGATGCCGAGCGTGTCATTGTGGTAATGGGCTCAGGTGTCGAAACGGCGGTTGAAACGGCCCGGTTTCTCGCCGGGCACGGAGAAAAAACAGGCGTAGTTCAGGTCTCGCTTTACCGCCCGTTCCCGGCGGAAGAATTTCTAAACGCTCTACCGGTTGGCACAAAGTCTATTGCCGTACTCGACCGAACTAAGGAACCCGGTGCCTCCGGCGAACCGCTTTATCAGGACGTAATGGTCACGCTAATGGAGGGTCTGGCTTCAAGCCCGCTCACTGAAATGCCGCGTATCGTCGGTGGCCGATACGGGTTGTCGTCGAAGGAATTCACTCCGGCGATGGTCAAAGCGGTGTTCGACAATATTTCGGCGGATGAACCGAAAAATCATTTTACCGTCGGGATTAACGACGATATCGGATTCACAAGCCTCAAGGTCGATGAGACTTTTCGGCTCGACGAATCTGCGTGGACGCAGGCCCTGTTTTTTGGACTCGGAGCTGACGGCACGGTCGGGGCCAATAAGAACAGCATCAAGATCATCGGCGAAAATACAGATCTTCATGCCCAGGGCTATTTTGTCTATGACTCAAAGAAATCGGGTGCAAAGACCGTTTCCCACCTTCGCTTCGGCAAGAGCCCTATCAAGGCGCCATATTTGATCACTTCCGCCGATTTCGTGGCGTGTCATCAGTTCAACTTTCTGGAAAAGGAGGAAATGCTCGGTTTTGCGAAACATGGAGCGACATTCCTGCTGAATAGCCCATACAGCAAAGAGGAGGTTTGGGACAGGCTGCCCTACAAAGTTCAACGGGCAATCATCGAAAAGGGATTAAAACTCTGCATAATCGACGCGGCCGATGTGGCAGGTAAAACCGGCATGGCTGGCCGAATCAATACGATAATGCAGACTTGTTTCTTCGCACTTTCGGGCGTTCTCTCGCCCGAGGACGCGATTGCGCAGATAAAAAAGGCGATCGAGAAAACTTACACCAAAAAAGGACGGCAGGTCATCGAAAAGAACTTCGAAGCCGTCGATCAGACACTTGAAAATCTCTTCGAGGTTATTATCCCTGAGACAATCACCGCAGCCGAGACGGATGGCCGTTCGATTCTCGAAAATGCGCCGGACTTTGTAAGGAACGTTACCCAAATGATGATAGCGGGTCAGGGCGATCAAATACCTGTCAGCGCCCTGCCGGTGGACGGAACCTACCCGAACTCGACTTCTAAATGGGAGAAGCGAAACGTATCGAATCGCGTCGCCGTTTGGGAGTCGGACACCTGCATCCAGTGCGGCAATTGCAGTTTCGTATGCCCGCACAGCGTCATACGATCAAGGTTCTTTCATAAGGAAAATCTTGGCACCGCTCCGTTAGGATTTAAGTCGGCGCCGATAAACGCACGCGGTTTTCCAGAGACGCGGTTCTCGCTCCAGGTCTATCTGGAAGACTGCACCGGCTGCAATCTCTGTTATGAAGTCTGTCCGGTTCGTGATAATAGCTCGGGTGATCGGCGGGCGATCAATTTGGCCGAAAAGCCCGCTGACCTAGCCGGGGAGAGGGCGGGCATTGAGTTCTTCGAAGCTCTGCCTCAAAACGAGAAAACCGACGTCAATTATTCGACGGTCCATGGCGTTCAGTTCCTAGACCCGCTCTTTGAGTTTTCGGGTGCTTGCGCCGGCTGCGGAGAAACACCGTATATCAAAGTCCTAACGCAACTTTTCGGAGACCGGCTACTTGTCGCCAATGCTACCGGCTGTTCGTCTATCTTCGGCGGCAATCTGCCAACTACGCCGTGGGCATCGGACCTAAAGGGCCGCGGCCCGGCGTGGTCGAATTCGCTGTTTGAGGATAACGCCGAATTCGGTCTCGGCATGAGGGTAACGGCCGACAAGCAGCTCGAAATGGCACATCGATTGCTCGACCGGCTGCGGGCGGACCTCGGCGACGAGGTGGTGGATGATCTTATCAACTCTCCGCAATCGGTCGAAAGCGAGATAGAGCGGCAACGCACGCGGGTGGCGTTGCTGAAGGATCGACTAGCGGACATCGACACCGCTGAGGCTAAACACCTTCTCTCGATGGCGGACCAGCTTGTTCACCGGACAGTCTGGCTGATCGGCGGTGATGGATGGGCATACGACATCGGTTCGGGCGGACTTGATCATGCTCTTTCGACGGGCCGCAACATTAATGTACTGGTGCTCGACACTGAGGTCTACTCCAACACGGGAGGTCAGATGTCCAAGGCAACTCCGACCGGAGCAACCGCAAAATTTGCCTCGGCGGGCAAACGGGTCGGGAAAAAAGATCTCGCATTGCAGATGATCTCGTACGGCAACGTTTACGTCGCGCAAATTGCGATGGGAGCGAATCCACAGCAGACGCTGCTTGCTATGCGCGAAGCGGAAGCATACGACGGTCCGTCGCTGATCCTCGCATACAGTCACTGCATTGCCCACGGTATCGATATGGAAAAAGGTCTCGATCAACAGAAAATGGCGGTCGAAAGTGGGTATTGGCCGTTGATCAGGTTTAACCCGGTTCTTAGGAAAAACGGCAAGCGCCCGTTCGTGCTCGACTCTACAAAGCCCACGATACCGCTCCGGAAATATGCCTACAACGAACTGCGTTACAAGGTACTTACGCAAACGGCCCCGGAAGATGCCGAGCGGCTGATGAACCTCGCTCAGGAGATCGTTGACCTGCGCTGGAAAACCTATGAAGAGATGGCCGGATTCGGAGCCAGCTCCTTCCAGCCGGTGTTATAAAGGAGGAAAGAAATGCCTGATCTAACTACCCAATACATGGGGCTGAACCTCAGCTCGCCACTCGTCGTCTCTTCGAATCCGCTCTCGCAGAAAGTGGATAACATCCTGCAAATGGAGGATGCCGGTGCGGGTGCGGTCGTACTCTTTTCACTTTTCGAGGAACAGATCCGAGGCGAGGCGGCCAGGGTCGAACAAGTAAGCATGGCGACCTCGAATGCGTTCTCTGAGGCTTCCGACTATTTCCCGGATATCCGTGACTATCACGTGGGGCCGGGCCGTTATTTGGATCTCATTCGAAAGTCTAAGGAACGAACCGGGCTGCCGATCATCGCAAGCCTGAACGGGACCACGCCCGAAGGCTGGATCGAGTACGCTCATGAGATCGAACAGGCCGGAGCGGACGCTCTGGAAATAAACGTCTATTTCATCCCGGCTGACATCCATCTGACGGCCGCTGATGTGGAAGATCGGTATCTTGACGTCGTGCGTCTTGTTCGCGAGACAGTAAAAATTCCGATAGCCGTAAAAATGAACCCGTATTTCTCCTCGACCGGGAATATGTCTCAGCGGTTTTGTGAAGCCGGGGCCGACGGCCTTGTCTTCTTCAACAGGTTCTATCAACCGGATTTCGATATCCTCGAGTTAAATGTACTATCGGATCTGGACCTCAGCGTTAAGGCTGAGATCCGCCTCCCGCTTTTGTGGATCGCCGTTCTTTACGGTCAGATCCCAGCTTCCCTTGCCGCTACGACCGGCGTACACGGCGCCAGAGAGCTCATCAAATACATCCTGGCCGGGGCCGATGTAGCAATGTGCGCCTCCGGTTTGCTAAAGAATGGAATACCGTGGATAAAGGATGTCTTAACGGATCTTGAATTTTACATGAACGAAATGCCGTTCTCCTCGGTTCAGTCATTCAAGGGCATTATGAGCCAGCAAAAAATAGCGGATCCGTCTGCATACGGGCGAGCCAACTACATTGCGATCCTCG comes from Acidobacteriota bacterium and encodes:
- the nifJ gene encoding pyruvate:ferredoxin (flavodoxin) oxidoreductase codes for the protein MNKIVTIDGNEAAAYVAYRVNEVCAIYPITPSSTMAELADEWSAKHVANIWGNVPDVIEMQSEGGAAGTVHGALQTGSLTTTFTASQGLMLMLPNMYKIAGELTSAVFHVAARSLAAQGLSIFGDHQDVMAARTTGFALLASSSVQEAHDMALIAQAATLRSRIPFIHFFDGFRTSHEVNKIECLSDEQIRGMIDDRFVFEHRGRALNPDNPFVRGTAQNPDVYFQGRETVNRFYAAVPSILKEEMRKFAELTGRAYLPVRYFGRADAERVIVVMGSGVETAVETARFLAGHGEKTGVVQVSLYRPFPAEEFLNALPVGTKSIAVLDRTKEPGASGEPLYQDVMVTLMEGLASSPLTEMPRIVGGRYGLSSKEFTPAMVKAVFDNISADEPKNHFTVGINDDIGFTSLKVDETFRLDESAWTQALFFGLGADGTVGANKNSIKIIGENTDLHAQGYFVYDSKKSGAKTVSHLRFGKSPIKAPYLITSADFVACHQFNFLEKEEMLGFAKHGATFLLNSPYSKEEVWDRLPYKVQRAIIEKGLKLCIIDAADVAGKTGMAGRINTIMQTCFFALSGVLSPEDAIAQIKKAIEKTYTKKGRQVIEKNFEAVDQTLENLFEVIIPETITAAETDGRSILENAPDFVRNVTQMMIAGQGDQIPVSALPVDGTYPNSTSKWEKRNVSNRVAVWESDTCIQCGNCSFVCPHSVIRSRFFHKENLGTAPLGFKSAPINARGFPETRFSLQVYLEDCTGCNLCYEVCPVRDNSSGDRRAINLAEKPADLAGERAGIEFFEALPQNEKTDVNYSTVHGVQFLDPLFEFSGACAGCGETPYIKVLTQLFGDRLLVANATGCSSIFGGNLPTTPWASDLKGRGPAWSNSLFEDNAEFGLGMRVTADKQLEMAHRLLDRLRADLGDEVVDDLINSPQSVESEIERQRTRVALLKDRLADIDTAEAKHLLSMADQLVHRTVWLIGGDGWAYDIGSGGLDHALSTGRNINVLVLDTEVYSNTGGQMSKATPTGATAKFASAGKRVGKKDLALQMISYGNVYVAQIAMGANPQQTLLAMREAEAYDGPSLILAYSHCIAHGIDMEKGLDQQKMAVESGYWPLIRFNPVLRKNGKRPFVLDSTKPTIPLRKYAYNELRYKVLTQTAPEDAERLMNLAQEIVDLRWKTYEEMAGFGASSFQPVL
- a CDS encoding dihydroorotate dehydrogenase-like protein; protein product: MPDLTTQYMGLNLSSPLVVSSNPLSQKVDNILQMEDAGAGAVVLFSLFEEQIRGEAARVEQVSMATSNAFSEASDYFPDIRDYHVGPGRYLDLIRKSKERTGLPIIASLNGTTPEGWIEYAHEIEQAGADALEINVYFIPADIHLTAADVEDRYLDVVRLVRETVKIPIAVKMNPYFSSTGNMSQRFCEAGADGLVFFNRFYQPDFDILELNVLSDLDLSVKAEIRLPLLWIAVLYGQIPASLAATTGVHGARELIKYILAGADVAMCASGLLKNGIPWIKDVLTDLEFYMNEMPFSSVQSFKGIMSQQKIADPSAYGRANYIAILEKKQWTSPRP